A portion of the Cellulophaga algicola DSM 14237 genome contains these proteins:
- a CDS encoding DUF3995 domain-containing protein, whose protein sequence is MGWIIPLIFMLKAFGEFKYIGFFKRVKNNKFRKIRYFFSPLCLTISVLEILIQSMR, encoded by the coding sequence ATGGGTTGGATTATTCCACTTATTTTTATGTTAAAAGCTTTTGGAGAATTTAAATACATCGGATTTTTTAAACGAGTAAAAAACAATAAATTTCGGAAAATTAGATACTTTTTTTCGCCCTTATGCCTCACTATTAGTGTTCTAGAAATACTTATTCAATCCATGAGGTAA
- a CDS encoding tetratricopeptide repeat protein, whose protein sequence is MIKYLISNVLFFCYLTVAAQPNCEVYKYNGETKKYQACIKLEEADAFYQFSKEFQEIYDEAIAIDSTFAYAYKEKSVAYLKSGDFITWKKLMDKAVQYDAKDNLGYRGWCRYQFFRDYQGAIADLEKLDSLLSYDMGYSKNGTYHLNIAKGLCYKGIGEKEKALTIIENQIKLNEEIDFVGTLDYLHLGVLHLELNHFKKAIEALKKQETTNNLAENQYYLALTYKALKRHTEYQMCLVKAKALYIEGKIMNDPYTTPIDKIYLKDIETELTK, encoded by the coding sequence ATGATAAAATACCTGATTTCGAATGTACTTTTCTTTTGCTACCTAACAGTTGCTGCGCAACCAAATTGCGAAGTGTACAAATACAATGGGGAAACTAAGAAATATCAAGCATGTATAAAACTAGAAGAAGCTGACGCCTTTTACCAGTTTAGTAAGGAGTTTCAAGAAATTTATGATGAAGCCATAGCTATAGATTCCACCTTTGCGTATGCCTATAAAGAAAAATCTGTTGCCTATTTAAAAAGCGGGGATTTTATCACATGGAAAAAGTTAATGGATAAAGCAGTACAGTATGACGCTAAAGATAATTTAGGGTATCGGGGTTGGTGTCGCTATCAATTTTTTAGAGATTACCAAGGTGCAATTGCTGATTTGGAAAAACTAGACAGTTTGTTAAGTTATGATATGGGCTATTCTAAAAATGGTACCTATCACTTAAATATTGCTAAAGGGCTATGCTATAAAGGCATTGGCGAGAAAGAAAAAGCGCTTACCATTATAGAAAATCAAATAAAACTTAATGAGGAAATAGATTTTGTAGGAACCCTAGATTACTTGCACTTAGGGGTATTACATTTAGAACTTAACCATTTTAAAAAAGCCATAGAGGCCTTAAAAAAACAGGAAACAACAAATAATCTCGCTGAAAATCAATATTATCTTGCACTAACCTATAAAGCGCTAAAAAGACATACGGAATACCAGATGTGTTTAGTAAAAGCTAAAGCGCTATATATTGAAGGTAAAATAATGAATGACCCATATACTACTCCAATAGATAAAATATATTTGAAAGATATTGAAACTGAATTAACCAAATAG
- a CDS encoding GNAT family N-acetyltransferase translates to MTIKNSRIEDIDEIFRLYKIASDYQKEKKKVVVWPEFKRVLVATEIAEKRQWKMIIDDEIACLWAITFSDAQIWEERDNATSIYIHRIATNPKFRGNNYMNTIVTWAKTYAQSTEKQFIRLDTLGNNTKLIEHYQKAGFDFLGMFDLKNTDMLPDHYQDQPACLFEIDLGQ, encoded by the coding sequence ATGACTATAAAAAATAGCAGAATTGAAGACATTGATGAAATTTTCAGACTTTATAAAATAGCCTCTGACTATCAGAAAGAAAAAAAGAAAGTGGTTGTTTGGCCAGAATTCAAAAGAGTATTGGTAGCGACTGAAATAGCAGAAAAAAGGCAATGGAAAATGATAATTGATGATGAAATAGCATGTCTTTGGGCTATTACCTTTAGTGATGCACAAATTTGGGAAGAAAGAGATAATGCTACCTCTATCTACATTCACAGGATTGCTACTAACCCCAAATTCAGAGGCAACAACTATATGAACACTATTGTAACTTGGGCAAAAACCTATGCACAATCTACAGAAAAACAGTTTATACGTTTAGACACCTTAGGGAATAATACCAAACTAATCGAACATTACCAAAAGGCCGGATTCGACTTTTTAGGAATGTTCGATTTGAAAAATACTGATATGTTACCTGATCATTATCAGGACCAACCTGCCTGTTTGTTTGAAATAGATTTAGGACAATAA
- the pgl gene encoding 6-phosphogluconolactonase, with product MQVRIYNTKQQVAEKFSAFFKDESKKHDAFHVALSGGSTPKIVFDYLAAHFGTDIDWSNVFFYWGDERCVQPTDDESNYKMTVEHLLSKIEIPAGNIFRILGENDPKKEAIRYSDVLEKNVPNENGVPKFDLVILGMGDDGHTASVFPHEISLWDAEENCVVAIHPDSGQRRVSITGKIINNAATVAFLVTGASKTDKVKEIIRKEVDATIYPATLVKPTSNKLIWFLDGAAAKGL from the coding sequence ATGCAAGTAAGAATATATAATACAAAGCAGCAGGTTGCAGAAAAATTCTCAGCCTTTTTCAAAGATGAATCAAAAAAACACGATGCATTTCATGTGGCATTATCTGGAGGTAGTACTCCTAAAATTGTTTTTGACTATCTAGCCGCACATTTTGGTACTGACATAGATTGGTCCAACGTATTTTTTTATTGGGGCGATGAACGTTGTGTTCAACCCACCGATGACGAAAGTAACTATAAAATGACGGTAGAACACCTATTGTCTAAAATTGAAATTCCTGCTGGGAATATTTTTAGAATTTTAGGAGAGAATGATCCTAAAAAAGAAGCGATACGCTATAGTGATGTTTTAGAGAAAAACGTACCTAATGAAAATGGAGTACCAAAATTTGATTTGGTAATTCTAGGAATGGGAGATGACGGACATACCGCTTCTGTTTTTCCTCATGAAATAAGCCTCTGGGACGCAGAAGAAAACTGTGTGGTAGCCATTCATCCAGACTCTGGACAAAGGCGTGTTTCTATTACCGGTAAGATTATCAATAATGCCGCAACAGTAGCATTTTTAGTAACAGGAGCCAGTAAGACAGATAAGGTAAAAGAGATCATCAGAAAAGAGGTAGATGCTACTATTTATCCTGCAACTTTGGTAAAACCTACCTCTAATAAATTAATTTGGTTTTTAGACGGAGCTGCAGCAAAGGGACTTTAA
- the zwf gene encoding glucose-6-phosphate dehydrogenase, translating to MNKTANQMLIIFGASGDLTARKLIPAIYNLYKGKHLPENFVVLGASRSSITDGEFRKKVVHESEFLKSSLGKEDQDFVSTFADKLFYEDLGDDYDTDYDRLSKRIGDLNNKYHTENNYIFYLSTPPSLYEAIAKNLSDKGLNSEANGWKRILIEKPFGYSLQTAQDLNKGLQKYFKEKQIYRIDHYLGKETVQNLLVTRFANSIFEPLWNRNYIHHVEITNAETVGVEKRGGYYDKSGALRDMFQSHLLQIVSLIVMEPPINSNAEEIRNEKVKALKSLRIMTDEKTLFDHTIKGQYVASEIDGEKVKGYREEEGVDANSKTETFAAVKFFVDNWRWSDVPFYVRTAKRMPTKVTEVVIHFKTPHHQVFKEKDIANKDNKLIIRIQPDEGILIKFGVKVPGQGFKVERANLDFYYSSLVDTNIMQAYERLLLDAMQGDATLYARADEVEAAWAFVDPILNYWENGEDVKTYGYSAGAWGPKNSDGLIEGEYTWRNPGPHLVDDSGFCVIC from the coding sequence ATGAACAAGACGGCAAATCAAATGCTTATTATTTTTGGAGCTTCAGGAGATTTAACGGCAAGGAAATTAATTCCTGCTATTTATAACTTATACAAAGGAAAACACCTGCCAGAAAACTTTGTTGTTTTAGGGGCAAGTAGAAGTTCAATCACGGATGGTGAATTTAGAAAAAAAGTAGTTCATGAAAGTGAATTCTTAAAATCAAGTTTAGGGAAAGAAGATCAAGATTTCGTATCGACTTTTGCAGATAAATTATTTTACGAAGATTTAGGGGATGATTATGATACTGATTACGACCGCTTAAGCAAGCGAATAGGGGATTTAAACAATAAATACCATACAGAGAATAATTATATATTTTACCTTTCTACACCACCAAGTTTGTATGAGGCAATAGCAAAAAATCTTTCAGATAAAGGTTTAAATAGTGAAGCTAACGGTTGGAAACGTATTTTAATAGAAAAACCTTTTGGGTATAGTTTACAAACGGCTCAAGATTTAAATAAAGGCTTACAGAAATATTTTAAAGAGAAACAAATTTACCGAATAGATCATTATTTAGGGAAAGAAACGGTTCAGAACTTATTAGTGACACGTTTTGCCAATTCTATTTTTGAACCTTTATGGAATAGAAATTACATACATCATGTGGAAATTACGAATGCAGAGACGGTAGGCGTAGAGAAACGTGGGGGTTATTATGATAAATCTGGAGCACTCCGAGATATGTTTCAAAGTCATTTGTTACAAATAGTATCTTTAATTGTCATGGAGCCGCCAATTAATTCTAATGCGGAAGAGATTAGAAATGAAAAAGTGAAAGCTTTAAAGTCGCTCCGAATCATGACAGATGAAAAAACACTATTTGATCATACGATTAAAGGGCAATATGTTGCTTCGGAAATTGATGGAGAAAAAGTAAAAGGATACAGGGAAGAAGAAGGGGTAGATGCTAATTCTAAAACGGAAACGTTTGCTGCAGTTAAGTTTTTTGTAGACAACTGGCGTTGGAGCGATGTTCCTTTTTATGTGCGTACAGCAAAGCGTATGCCTACAAAGGTTACTGAGGTAGTAATTCATTTTAAAACACCACACCATCAAGTTTTTAAAGAAAAAGATATAGCCAATAAAGACAATAAATTAATCATTAGAATACAACCAGACGAAGGTATCTTGATTAAATTTGGAGTAAAAGTACCAGGGCAAGGATTTAAAGTAGAGCGTGCTAATTTAGATTTTTATTATTCTAGCTTGGTCGATACAAATATAATGCAAGCCTATGAGCGTTTATTGTTAGACGCTATGCAAGGTGATGCTACCTTATACGCTAGAGCAGATGAAGTAGAAGCCGCTTGGGCATTTGTAGATCCTATTTTGAACTATTGGGAGAATGGGGAAGACGTTAAAACGTACGGATATTCTGCAGGAGCTTGGGGACCTAAAAATTCTGATGGTTTAATAGAAGGTGAATATACATGGCGTAATCCAGGCCCACATTTAGTAGACGACTCTGGTTTCTGTGTAATTTGTTAA